The Christiangramia forsetii KT0803 DNA segment ATTATCTAAGGATACCAATATTGAGTTGGAAATTGAAAATTGTGATAGTACAGCGACTATAAAAAATGCTACTATAAAAAAAGACGAATAAAAATTCGCCTTCTTTTATTATAATTTTCCTGAAAAAGTTTAATTTTCTAAGATCTGTTCTGCATGAGCTTTGGTCTTTACTTTTTTAATTACCTCTTCGATCTTAGCCTCCTCATTAATAATAAAAGTTGTTCGGTGAATACCATCATATTCTTTTCCCATAAATTTTTTAGGTCCCCAAACACCGTAAGCGTTTATAACTTCCTTTTCTTCATCGGCTAAAAGCGGATATTTAAAATCATATTTATTTTTAAAATTTTGCTGCCTTTTTTTTGAATCGGCACTCACTCCCAAAATCTCATACCCCTTCTTTTTCATAGCATCATAATTGTCGCTAAGATTACATGCTTCAGCGGTACAACCAGGAGTACTGGCTTTTGGGTAGAAGAATAGAACTAGCTTCTTTCCTTTATAATCTGATAATTTGATCTCATTTCCGTCCTGATCTTCAGCTTTAAAATCGGGAGCCTTATCCCCTTCTTTCAATGTTGTCATAATTATTACTTTTGCCCTAAATTAAAACTTTATGACCAAACAGGAAAAGGTACAGTTCGTTATTGATACGTTAAATGATATTTACCCGGAAATTCCAGTTCCTCTTGATCATAAAGATCCTTACACATTATTAATAGCTGTACTCCTTTCAGCTCAAAGCACCGATGTAAAAGTTAACCAGATCACTCCTATACTATTTCAAATTGCAGATAATCCATATAAAATGGTGAAGTTAACAGTAGAAGAGATTAGGGAAATCATAAGACCTGTTGGTCTTTCCCCTATGAAATCTAAAGGAATTCATGGGCTGTCAGAAATTTTGATTGAAAAATATAACGGCGAGGTTCCTGTTAGTTTTGATGCCTTAGAAGAATTGCCTGCTGTAGGACATAAAACTGCCAGTGTTGTAATGGCACAGGCATTTAATATTCCAGCGTTTCCGGTAGACACCCATATTCACAGATTGATGTATCGCTGGAATTTGAGTAACGGCAAAAACGTTAAGCAAACAGAAAAAGATGCTAAGAGATTGTTTCCAAAGGACCTTTGGAATAAACTTCATCTTCAAATCATTTGGTACGGAAGGCAGTATTCGCCTGCAAGAGGCTGGGATCTAGAAAAAGATTTGATCACCAATACTATTGGCAGAAAATCTGTTATAAATGATTATCGAGCTAAAAAGAAATAAAAAAGACCTGCAGGCTAATATTACAGGTCTTTTTTAAAATTAATTCAGAAGCGCCTCAAATTTCATCTTCTTATACTCAATTACACTAAGTGCTTTAGAATAATTCAAAAGAAACTCAATTGTCTCTTTTTTTGGTTGTAGATGATTAATTTTTTCTTCTTTCGAAGATTTTTTAAAGTAAAGTTTCCCCATTTGTTATTATTTTATGATGGTTTTATAGAATAACGATACAAACGAGGGGATATTGTTTTTTCTAATTAGTTAAAATTAAATTTCTCTTCTCTATAATTTTACGCAGATTTATTAAGGCATACCGCATTCTCCCTAAAGCCGTATTAATACTAACTCCGGTTCGTTCTGAGATTTCCTTAAAACTCATGTCTTTATAAATTCTCATGGTAAGCACCTCTAATTGATCTTCTGGTAATTCCTTTATTAATTCCTGAACATCAGATTCTATCTGGTCTTTGATCAATTGCTTTTCAGCATTAAGATTTCCATCGCTCAAAACTGAAAAAATATTGAAGTCGCCACTATTATCAAATTTTGGCATTCTCTTATTCCTTCTAAAATGATCTATGACAAGATTATGGGCAATACGCATTACCCAGGGAAGAAACTTCCCTTCTTCATTGTATTTTCCTCTCTTTAAAGTTCTAATTACTTTAATAAAAGTATCCTGAAA contains these protein-coding regions:
- the bcp gene encoding thioredoxin-dependent thiol peroxidase; this translates as MTTLKEGDKAPDFKAEDQDGNEIKLSDYKGKKLVLFFYPKASTPGCTAEACNLSDNYDAMKKKGYEILGVSADSKKRQQNFKNKYDFKYPLLADEEKEVINAYGVWGPKKFMGKEYDGIHRTTFIINEEAKIEEVIKKVKTKAHAEQILEN
- a CDS encoding endonuclease III domain-containing protein; this encodes MTKQEKVQFVIDTLNDIYPEIPVPLDHKDPYTLLIAVLLSAQSTDVKVNQITPILFQIADNPYKMVKLTVEEIREIIRPVGLSPMKSKGIHGLSEILIEKYNGEVPVSFDALEELPAVGHKTASVVMAQAFNIPAFPVDTHIHRLMYRWNLSNGKNVKQTEKDAKRLFPKDLWNKLHLQIIWYGRQYSPARGWDLEKDLITNTIGRKSVINDYRAKKK
- a CDS encoding RNA polymerase sigma factor — its product is MNNTKVTDASLVRDYLDGNENALGALINRHQHRIYSFIYSKVYNRDITEDIFQDTFIKVIRTLKRGKYNEEGKFLPWVMRIAHNLVIDHFRRNKRMPKFDNSGDFNIFSVLSDGNLNAEKQLIKDQIESDVQELIKELPEDQLEVLTMRIYKDMSFKEISERTGVSINTALGRMRYALINLRKIIEKRNLILTN